TGTATATTTATGAACAGAATCCAGATATTATAACATTTATAAAGAAAGCCTCCCATTATAAAAGAATAAAAAAATTAAAATTATATGATGATTTAGAATACTGCTGCAGGAAAGATATAATAAAAATCGTTCCAGAATATATAGATGGAATAATCAAATGTACATAAATCAATTTATTGATAAAAACCCCAGCCTATACAGTGCTGGAGTTTAGTCAAGTTATTTTTATATAATTAGATTTTACCCATCCTTTAGAATTTATTCTAGATGATCTGTTAATTTGATTTAAAGATATTTCATACCACAACTGGCTTTGAATTTTAGCAGTATCTTCAATCTTTAGTGGAGTATTTTCCTCTAAAATATTTACTATACTAGATTTTAAAGTAGGAGCTAAATAAAGGCTAGTCTTTATAGTAACTACTGCATTTGAATTTTCAGGAGTAATATAGCTTATATCTACTCGTTTTGGAGATTCTTTTGATAATTTTGATTTTAAAGAATCATTTTCATATTTTAAAGAAATTATTTGTCTCCGTTGTGATGAAAACTTGTTTGAAAAATGATACAAAATAATCCCATTTCCTATTATTAGTAGTAAAAATAAAAAAGTAAGCATTTTTAATTTCTCCATTAATATTTCTATAACATTACATTATATTCAACAACTCACTTAAAGATGAAAATTTTACACTGCCTTCCGTTAAATCTTTATATTTAAATATATACATATCAGCATGTTTTATTACATCATCCCATTGATAATCTGAATAGAAATCATATACTCCAACTACAGACATACCAGCAGCTTTGGCACCTTTGACCGCAGGTAAAATATCCTCAAATACTATACAATCTTTGGGAGATAAATTCAATTTTTTAGCAGTTAAAAGAAATATATCGGGAAAACTTTTACCTCTTTTTACTTCAGATACTGTGGTTATGGCATCAAAAAGATCATATACCTTATTTTTCCTAAGGCTTATTTCTGTTAACTCCCTAGAATTACTGGTAGCTAGGCCTATTTTAATGTTTTTTTGTTTTAATAAAAGCAAAAATTCTCTGGCACCATGCTTTAATGGTATGTTTGTAGAATATTCATAAACACACGTGTCATAACATTCATTTTGAATTTCCTCTATACTTTCAGGTAGATTAAATCTGTTCTTAAAATATTTAGCAACTTCATAAAAAGTCATAGTTTGTATAGCCTGTTTCAAATTTTCGGGCATTGGTATGTTTCTTTTATTTAAAATTTTTCTATCAATACTTTCCCACAACCACATAGAATCTACAAGGGTTCCATCCATATCAAAAATAACCCCTTTAGTGTTTTTAAGCATTATGATCACCTCATATTTAAGTATAACATCCAAATAAGGTAACATAAATACTAAAGTTTTATAAATGTAATAGCAAAATAATTTATATATAACAAAATTAGCATAATAAGGTTACAAATACAGAGTTACAAGTATATTTTAAAAACGTCTTTCTAATAGCTCGATTTTTTCCACATTTTTAAAATCTTCTAAAGAATTAATATCTAAAAGTTCCAGTATTTTATCCATACATTTACTATCTATGGAAACTTTGATTTCAGAGTTTTCGGCAAAGGCATCTATTTTATCTCTTCCCTTTTCTTTTGGTATAAGTACTTTAGGCCCGCCTACACAACCTCCAATACATCCCATTCCTTCAATAAAATTAGCTGAGATTTCCCCTTTTTCAGCACGACTTAATAACTCTTTACATTCCTTTACACCGCTTGCCTGAACTGATTTAAATAATTCCTTCTTTTCGGGGAACATCTTTTCCACAGCTTCTCCCACAGCAATAGATACCCCGCCGGTACGTGCATATAACCTTCCTCCCTTAGAAGCATATTCAGTTGAAACATCACCTTCTATCTTGGAAGGATCTATATTAAGTGCATCAAAGATATCTTTTGTTTCTGTAAAAGTAAGTACAAAGTCTATATCACCAATTATATCTTTTTCTTTTGCCTCTGCTTTTTTTGCTATACAGGGACCTATAAAAACTACTTTACATTCAGGATTTAATTTTTTAAGTACTCTTCCACCAGCGGTCATTGGTGATACAGAAGGAGATACATGCTTTACTAGATTATTGTATTTTCGTCTTAACATGCCCACCCACATAGGACAACAGCAAGAAGTTATTATAAGATCCTTTTTATCCTTTACATGGCTGTCAAATTCTACTGCTTCTTTTAAGGTTAACATATCTGCAAAGAATGCCACTTCGATCATATCTGTAAAGCCTATTTTTTTAAAAGAAGCTCTTAATTGTTCCATTGTAACGTTATCTCCGAATTGACCTGTTATGGCAGGAGCTACTATGGCTATTACAGGAGAATCACTTTTCAAGATATTAGCAAGTGGTAGAAATTGAACAGTATCCATTATAGAACCGTTAGGACAGGCATCTACACAAAAACCGCAGTCAGTACATTTATCCTTATCTATGGATGGACGATTTTTCCCCTTGTGAATAAATATAGCATCAAAAGGACAAGATTTTTCACATAGAGTTTTATCTCCATCTTTGCATTCCTGAGAACAATTGGTAACCTTATTTATTATTTTTTCATCTTTATTATAAGATTTTATTGCTTTCTTTAATTCTTCCATGAAATTTGAGCTGTAAGTTATGTTAGTGCCGCATAATGAAGATATGATTTTACAAAATTCTTCCTTATCCAACTTATGCTCGGATAGAATTTGTTCTACTGTCTCTTCAAAGTTTTCATCATAGTAGGATTTCACAATTAACTTAAATAGATCCCTATATTTGTCTTTCATAATTTTAACAACTCCTTTTCAAGCTTTTTATTCTACAATTATAACATATTTAGACACTTACAGAATAGTGCGTGATTTCCAAATTTTCAGTAATATATCTTTCATGAATAAAAAGGTAGCTAAAACCTAAAACATGCTATCATTTTAGGCTTTAGCTATTTTTAATAAACATAGATACTGGATTTGTGTAAGAAAGTATTATTTTACAGGGAGATTTTCATTATCCCCCTCACCCCTCGTAGGTACTGTTGACATTAAGAATCCTACTAATATAGAAATTAAAGCTGGGGATATTATGTTTATATAAGCTATGTAAGAAGTTTTATATAATATGAAAGCGGTTATACCAGTTATAAGTATACTTATGATAAATATATAAATTACAAATTTAGCAAAAGAACTAAAAAATTTTTTGTATAATTTATGTCTTGTGGGGCCATTGATTATTTTTACAAATAAGAAATAGGATATTAAAATCAAGAAAATATCTACAGCGGCAGATATTAAAAAATTTTTCATATTAACACCTCCAATAGGATATCGAATATAGTATTACCCTATTAGAGGTATTTTACACCTAATTATGAATTTTTTCATGGAGTTATTGATTTAAATATAATTCACCAACTTGAAAAACGTCTCCTGCCCCTATTGTTAAGAGTACATCTCCTTCTGTTAAAATGTTATTTAAATACTGAACTATTGAATTGAAGTCCTTTATGTTTCTGCACTTAACCCCTCTTTTTATAATTTGCTCACACAGCATAGCTGAACTTATTTCACCTGTGTCTTTTTCTCTTGCAGGAAATATGTCTGCTAGTATTAGTTCATCTACATTATCAAAAGCAGCAGTGAATTCTTTAAATAAACTTATAGTTCTTGAAAAAGTATGGGGTTGAAATACACAAATTATTTTTTTATGAGGATAATTTGTGGCAGCATTTAAAGTTGCTTTGATCTCTGTAGGGTGATGTGCATAATCATCTATAACCACTACACCTTTCCTCTGGCCTTTAATTTCAAATCTTCTATGGGTACCTTTAAAGTTGTTTAGTCCATCCACTATATTATCAACGGATATATTTAAAATTAAAGAAACGGATATACTGGCTAGTGCATTTAATATATTATGTTTGCCTGGAACACTTAAATTTAAGGAAAATAATTTTTTATCGGATTTATATACTTCAAAGAAAGCACGTCCTTCTTTGTCAAAGCATATATTTTTAGCAGTAATATCTCCATTTTCTATGCCGTAACTCATTACATTGCAATTTACATTTGATATGATTTTTTCCATTCTTCTATCATCGGCACAGCATACCAAATATCCTTCATTAGGAATTAGTTTCCCGAACTTTATAAATGCATTTTGTATTTCTTCTATATCTTTATAATAATCTAGATGATCTGCATCAATATTTAAGATTATACCTATAAAGGGAAAGAATTTAAGAAAGGATTCTTTATATTCACAAGCTTCTGTAATAAAGTAAGGACTATTTCCAATACGGACATTTCCACCTATTATATCTAAATTTCCACCCACAAGTATAGTAGGATCCAGATTAGCTTCAAGTGTTATGGAGGATAACATGGAAGTGGTGGTAGTTTTACCGTGAGTACCAGATACTGCTACATTATATTTATGTCCTTTCATTATTTCACCTAAAAATTCAGCCCTGTCCATAAGGGGAATATTTAAATCTTTAGCTTTTAATAGTTCTTCATTGTTTTTTGAAATTGCAGCAGTGTACACTACAAGATCTATGTCAGACGTTATATTTTGGCTTATCTGTCCTATATACACTTTTGCTCCCTTTACTTTTAATCTTTCTGTGGTTTCAGAAGATTTCACATCTGAACCAGAGACTTTAAAGCCTTTTTCCAGCAGAATTTCTGCTAGTGCACTCATACTTATTCCGCCTATGCCTATAAAATGAACTTTTTTATTTTTTATAAAATCAAATGACAATTAAATCACTCCTTATAATTAACTTAACCTATTTACTAATTATATACAAAACCTAGTTAAAAAACACACAAAATCGTACTTTTTAAAATAAAAACATGGGAAAACTCCATTTGAACTCAAGAATGACTTGATAATAAGCGTTGTTTTAGTGAGAGTTGAAATGGAATGAATTTTTGTGTATTAGTATTAGAATTAAATAAGAGTTGATTATTGATTACTTTTAGAATACAATATGAATAATAGAATAAAATCTCAAGATATTATTCGTAAAATTTATAGATAGGTGATAAGATGCAGAAATTCAGTAGAAATCATAGAATAGCGGCAATAACTAAAATTTTGCTGGAAAACCCCAATAAAATAATGAGCCTGAATAATTTTACTCTTATGTTTAATACAGCTAAGTCCACAGTAAGTGAAGATATATTAGTAGTGAAAGATACTTTGAATAAATTTCAAATGGGAAGAATAGATACTATATCTGGAGCCTCAGGAGGGATAAAGTATGTCTGTGGAATATCCAGTGAAAAGAGAAGAGAATTTGCTGAAAAATTATGTATTATTTTGAAAAATAGAGAAAGAATAATACCAGGCAATTTTTTATATATGACAGATATAATGTTTAATCCTGCTATAATATATATTGCAGGAGTGATCTTAGCATCTATTTTTATAGAGAAAAATATTGATTATGTGGTTACTGTTGAAACCAAAGGGATTCCTTTAGCTTATGAGGTGGCTAGGATGATGGGAGTCCAACTTGTAGTTGTAAGAAGAGAACAAAAGTTTACTGAAGGGTCTACTTTAACTATAAATTATGTTTCAGGTTCTACAGGAAGAATTCAAACTATGTCCTTATCTAAAAAGGCATTAAAGAAGGGGAGTAAATGTATTTTTATAGATGATTTTATGAGGGCAGGAGGAACTGCCATAGGAATAATAAATCTGTTGAAAGAATTTGAAAGTGAACTTTTGGGTATAGGGTTTTTAATAGATAATGTAGAAACCCCTAAAAAATTAGTACAGGATTATAAATCTATAGTAGATTTTAAAGGTATCGATGAAAATGGTAATGCATTGTTATTTCCTTCTGGGAATATTTAACTAATAAAATTTTCAAAAAATTTATTAGTTTTTCAAAAAACAAGAAGGAAAAATATAAGATATAGAGAATAGTATATACATAAGCATCTTGGAGGTGGATTATATGCAAATTACAGATGTCAGAGTGAGGAAAATTGCTGCCGAGGGTAAGATGAAAGCTATTGTTTCAGTAACCTTTGATAACGAATTCGTTGTTCACGATATAAAGGTTATAGAAGGTCAGAATGGTCTTTTTATAGCAATGCCAAGTAGGAAAACTCCTGATGGAGAGTTTAAGGATATTGCTCACCCAATAAATACTCAAACAAGAGAGAAGATACAAAAAGCAATTCTTGGTGAGTATGAAAAAGTAAAAAATGAGGAAACTGTTACCGAGGAAAAGGTAGAGGAATAATAAAAAGGAGTAATTACTCCTTTTTATTATTTTCAGCTATTTTATGCTATTTTTATAAGGTTGCAAATAGTTTTCATATAAAATATAATATTAAGGGATGTTTAATGACATATTGTAGAAAAGTGAAGATTTATAACCATTAAAGAGGTGTTGAAATGTATAATTGTGCTATAATACTGGCTGCAGGTGAAGGTAAAAGAATGAAATCTTCTAAACCTAAAGTACTTCATAAAATTTGCGGCAAAGAAATGATAAATGTAGTTATTGATGTTGTAAAAAAAGCACAAATAAATGATATAAATGTGGTAATTGGGAAAAATGCAGAAAAAGTAAAAAAAGCTACAGAGGTTAAAAATACAAGTTATTCTTTTCAAGATAAACAACTAGGTACAGGACATGCGGTTATTTGTGCTAGTGATTTTTTAAAAAACAAAAGAGGAATTGTAGCTGTATTTACAGGGGATTCACCTTTGATAAAAGAGGATACTATAAAAAATATGCTTGATTTTCATAGAGATGGAGGTTATGGGGTTACCATACTCACATCTATAGTACAAAATCCTTATGGATATGGAAGAATCATAAGAGGGAAAAACGGGCAAGTACTTAAGATAGTGGAACATAAGGATTGTCTACAAGAAGAGCTTCAGGTTAAGGAAATAAATTCGGGGATGTATTGTTTCGATATAGAAAGTTTAATTGAAAGCTTAGGTAAAATACATAATAATAATGCTCAAGGGGAGTATTATTTAACAGATGTTATAGAGATATTAAAGCAAGAGGGAAAAAAAATAGGTGCACTTCCCATTCCTTTTGAGGAAACTATGGGAGTCAATTCAAGGGTACAGCTTGCAGAGGCTGAAAAGATTATGAGAAACAGAATAAATAAAATACATATGGAAAATGGAGTTACGTTAATTGACCATAATAATACTTACATAGACTTAGATATTCAAATAGGAAAAGATACAATAATATATCCTGGGAATGTTTTTCAAGGGAATACTGTTATAGGCGAAAATTGTATTTTTTATCCTAATTCTAGAATACAAAGTAGTATAATAAAGGATAATGTAACAGTGGAGAATTCTGTAGTATTAGAAAGTACAATAGGGGAAAATACTAGTGTAGGGCCTTTTGCTTATATAAGACCTGAAACTACAATAGGAAAATCTGTGAAGATAGGTGATTTTGTAGAAGTCAAAAAGTCTACAATAGGTGATAATACAAAAGTATCTCATTTGACATACATAGGGGATGCTGAAGTTGGAAGCAAGTGCAATTTTGGCTGTGGAACTGTTGTAGTAAACTATGATGGAAAAAATAAGAATAAAACCTTGATCGGAAATAATTCATTTATAGGATGTAATACAAATTTGGTGTCTCCAGTTAAGGTTAATGACAATACTTATATAGCTGCAGGTTCTACTATAACAGATGAAGTCCCAGAAGGTGCACTGGCTATAGCAAGGGCACGGCAGGTGAATAAGAAGAGTTGGGTGTATAAAAAAGGATTAAAGAAATAAAAATTTTTAGGAGGGCTTTACATAATGATAACCCATGGTAAAAATATTAAAATTTTTGCAGGAAATTCTCATCCTGATTTAGCTAAACAAATAGGGGATATTTTAGGCATTAAAGTAGGAGATTCCAAAGTTACAACTTTTAGTGATGGGGAAATATGTGTAAATATTAATGAAACAGTAAGAGGAATGGATGTATTTATAGTTCAATCCACAAATAATCCAGTAAATGACAATTTGATGGAACTTTTAATTATGATTGATGCTTTTAAAAGAGCCTCTGCAGGAAGAATAACTGCTGTAATACCTTATTATGGTTATGCAAGACAAGATAGAAAGGCTAAGGCAAGGGATCCAATTACAGCAAAACTTGTAGCTGATATATTAACAGCTACCGGTGCAGATAGAGTACTTACAATGGATTTACATGCTTCTCAAATTCAGGGATATTTTAATATACCTCTTGATCATCTTTTAGGAACACCTATACTTGCAAAATATTTTATACAAAAAGGATTTGATGAAAAGGATGATGTGGTTGTGGTTTCTCCGGATCTTGGAAGCGTAACTAGAGCCAGAAAGTTTGCAGATAAACTTCATGCGTCCATAGCTATTATAGATAAAAGGAGACCTAGAGTTAATGTATCAGAAATAATGAATATAATTGGAGATATAAAAGATAAGACCGTTATATTAGTAGATGATATGATAGATACAGCAGGTACAATAACAAATGGAGCTAATGCTCTTATAGAACGGGGAGCAAAAGAGGTTTATGCATGCTGTACCCATGCTGTTTTATCTGGACCTGCAATAGAAAGAATAAAGAACTCTGCTATAAAAGAGTTAGTAATGTTAAACACAATAAATTTACCAGAGAACAAGATACTGGATAACTTCAAGATATTATCTATAGCTCCAGTATTTGCTGAAGCTATAAGAAGAATATATGAAGATATTTCGGTGAGTAAATTATTCGAAGATTAATAATATAAAGGCATGTGGAAATAACCCACATGCCTTTATAGCGGTGATTTTGAGGCTTAGGTGAAGTTTGGTAGTAAGACATGTTTTATCCATTTAAATCTTATAGGATAAATATTTGTAACTTATTTGTAACTTTTGAAGATACAATATTATTTAGGCTAAAATATATGATAGATTTAATATAGGAATAATCGTTTAAGTATAATTATTTGACAATATTTGATTAAAAATTATATAAAGGGGTTAAAATCATGTAACTTATAGAATTATTTATCCAAATGTGGTAATTAGCTAATATTCCAATTTTCTTCAAAGTAGGAGATAAGCATTTCCTATAGCAAACTTCATCTGAACCTAATAATCATTTGTTCTAGGGGAGCAGCAGAGCTTATCTTATATTTTAGAGAAATTTTAGAAGTATTTTGGTAATGCTAGCTTTAGGATAAATATAGGTACGTGTTTATAATTTTAGGAGGGGAATGAAATGGAAGGCTCAATAGGAAAAATTTTAATTGTAGATGATGATGAAAATATATGTGAAGTAATAAAAATGTATGTGGAGAGTGCTGGCTATGAAGTGCAAGTTGCAAATGATGGAAAGTCAGCAGAAACAACATTTTTAGAATATAAACCGGATTTAGTGATCCTAGATATAATGCTTCCTAATATCGATGGAATAGATGTTCTTAAATGGATAAGAAAAGATTATGAAACTCCTGTAATTATGCTTACCGCAAAAGGAGAAACCTTTGATAAAGTTTTAGGGCTTGAACTTGGAGCAGATGATTATATAGTAAAGCCTTTTGAACCTAAGGAGATGTTAGCAAGGATTAAAGCAGTACTTAGGAGATACAGCGTAGATAATGAAAACAAAGAAGTATTGAAATTTGAACAGTTAACTATTGATATAAATTCCTATACAGTTACCTATAGAAATGAAGATATAAAGATGCCGCCAAAAGAGTTTGAATTATTATATTACCTGGCTAATAATAAAAATAGAGTATTTACTAGAGAGCAGCTTTTATGTGAAGTGTGGGGATATGATTATCCTGGAGATTCTAGAACTGTAGATGTACATGTTAAAAGATTAAGAGAAAAACTTCAAGGAGGACCTAACTGGCAAATAGAAACAGTATGGGGTGTTGGATATAAGTTTGAGGTGAAGTAGATGAAAAAGGGATTATTTTCAAAGCTTGTAGCTGCATTTACTGCAATTATTATAGTAAGTTTTGTAATGACAGCAGCTTTTTTGTCTTACTGGTTTGAGAGTTATTATTTTGAACAGAGAAAAAGTCAGCTGCTTAAAGAATCCCAATTTATAAGTTATAAGGCACTTCAATATTTAGCAGGAGACT
This genomic interval from Clostridium kluyveri contains the following:
- the purR gene encoding pur operon repressor yields the protein MQKFSRNHRIAAITKILLENPNKIMSLNNFTLMFNTAKSTVSEDILVVKDTLNKFQMGRIDTISGASGGIKYVCGISSEKRREFAEKLCIILKNRERIIPGNFLYMTDIMFNPAIIYIAGVILASIFIEKNIDYVVTVETKGIPLAYEVARMMGVQLVVVRREQKFTEGSTLTINYVSGSTGRIQTMSLSKKALKKGSKCIFIDDFMRAGGTAIGIINLLKEFESELLGIGFLIDNVETPKKLVQDYKSIVDFKGIDENGNALLFPSGNI
- a CDS encoding HAD family hydrolase, with the protein product MLKNTKGVIFDMDGTLVDSMWLWESIDRKILNKRNIPMPENLKQAIQTMTFYEVAKYFKNRFNLPESIEEIQNECYDTCVYEYSTNIPLKHGAREFLLLLKQKNIKIGLATSNSRELTEISLRKNKVYDLFDAITTVSEVKRGKSFPDIFLLTAKKLNLSPKDCIVFEDILPAVKGAKAAGMSVVGVYDFYSDYQWDDVIKHADMYIFKYKDLTEGSVKFSSLSELLNIM
- the glmU gene encoding bifunctional UDP-N-acetylglucosamine diphosphorylase/glucosamine-1-phosphate N-acetyltransferase GlmU, whose amino-acid sequence is MYNCAIILAAGEGKRMKSSKPKVLHKICGKEMINVVIDVVKKAQINDINVVIGKNAEKVKKATEVKNTSYSFQDKQLGTGHAVICASDFLKNKRGIVAVFTGDSPLIKEDTIKNMLDFHRDGGYGVTILTSIVQNPYGYGRIIRGKNGQVLKIVEHKDCLQEELQVKEINSGMYCFDIESLIESLGKIHNNNAQGEYYLTDVIEILKQEGKKIGALPIPFEETMGVNSRVQLAEAEKIMRNRINKIHMENGVTLIDHNNTYIDLDIQIGKDTIIYPGNVFQGNTVIGENCIFYPNSRIQSSIIKDNVTVENSVVLESTIGENTSVGPFAYIRPETTIGKSVKIGDFVEVKKSTIGDNTKVSHLTYIGDAEVGSKCNFGCGTVVVNYDGKNKNKTLIGNNSFIGCNTNLVSPVKVNDNTYIAAGSTITDEVPEGALAIARARQVNKKSWVYKKGLKK
- a CDS encoding [Fe-Fe] hydrogenase large subunit C-terminal domain-containing protein gives rise to the protein MKDKYRDLFKLIVKSYYDENFEETVEQILSEHKLDKEEFCKIISSLCGTNITYSSNFMEELKKAIKSYNKDEKIINKVTNCSQECKDGDKTLCEKSCPFDAIFIHKGKNRPSIDKDKCTDCGFCVDACPNGSIMDTVQFLPLANILKSDSPVIAIVAPAITGQFGDNVTMEQLRASFKKIGFTDMIEVAFFADMLTLKEAVEFDSHVKDKKDLIITSCCCPMWVGMLRRKYNNLVKHVSPSVSPMTAGGRVLKKLNPECKVVFIGPCIAKKAEAKEKDIIGDIDFVLTFTETKDIFDALNIDPSKIEGDVSTEYASKGGRLYARTGGVSIAVGEAVEKMFPEKKELFKSVQASGVKECKELLSRAEKGEISANFIEGMGCIGGCVGGPKVLIPKEKGRDKIDAFAENSEIKVSIDSKCMDKILELLDINSLEDFKNVEKIELLERRF
- a CDS encoding response regulator transcription factor; translation: MEGSIGKILIVDDDENICEVIKMYVESAGYEVQVANDGKSAETTFLEYKPDLVILDIMLPNIDGIDVLKWIRKDYETPVIMLTAKGETFDKVLGLELGADDYIVKPFEPKEMLARIKAVLRRYSVDNENKEVLKFEQLTIDINSYTVTYRNEDIKMPPKEFELLYYLANNKNRVFTREQLLCEVWGYDYPGDSRTVDVHVKRLREKLQGGPNWQIETVWGVGYKFEVK
- a CDS encoding ribose-phosphate diphosphokinase, with the translated sequence MITHGKNIKIFAGNSHPDLAKQIGDILGIKVGDSKVTTFSDGEICVNINETVRGMDVFIVQSTNNPVNDNLMELLIMIDAFKRASAGRITAVIPYYGYARQDRKAKARDPITAKLVADILTATGADRVLTMDLHASQIQGYFNIPLDHLLGTPILAKYFIQKGFDEKDDVVVVSPDLGSVTRARKFADKLHASIAIIDKRRPRVNVSEIMNIIGDIKDKTVILVDDMIDTAGTITNGANALIERGAKEVYACCTHAVLSGPAIERIKNSAIKELVMLNTINLPENKILDNFKILSIAPVFAEAIRRIYEDISVSKLFED
- the murC gene encoding UDP-N-acetylmuramate--L-alanine ligase, producing the protein MSFDFIKNKKVHFIGIGGISMSALAEILLEKGFKVSGSDVKSSETTERLKVKGAKVYIGQISQNITSDIDLVVYTAAISKNNEELLKAKDLNIPLMDRAEFLGEIMKGHKYNVAVSGTHGKTTTTSMLSSITLEANLDPTILVGGNLDIIGGNVRIGNSPYFITEACEYKESFLKFFPFIGIILNIDADHLDYYKDIEEIQNAFIKFGKLIPNEGYLVCCADDRRMEKIISNVNCNVMSYGIENGDITAKNICFDKEGRAFFEVYKSDKKLFSLNLSVPGKHNILNALASISVSLILNISVDNIVDGLNNFKGTHRRFEIKGQRKGVVVIDDYAHHPTEIKATLNAATNYPHKKIICVFQPHTFSRTISLFKEFTAAFDNVDELILADIFPAREKDTGEISSAMLCEQIIKRGVKCRNIKDFNSIVQYLNNILTEGDVLLTIGAGDVFQVGELYLNQ
- the spoVG gene encoding septation regulator SpoVG, coding for MQITDVRVRKIAAEGKMKAIVSVTFDNEFVVHDIKVIEGQNGLFIAMPSRKTPDGEFKDIAHPINTQTREKIQKAILGEYEKVKNEETVTEEKVEE